The Impatiens glandulifera chromosome 3, dImpGla2.1, whole genome shotgun sequence genome contains a region encoding:
- the LOC124931855 gene encoding protein GLUTAMINE DUMPER 4-like translates to MRQAGRILLTHSTVMVTETEAPIYSPSPANGGVVQRSPWHSPLPYLFGGLAAMLGLIAFALLILACSYFKKSRDASESDDLEAAAAAAGNKPSPVFEEKILVIMAGDMKPTFLATPMSFSSKSSYSLTVDSSQGNKEKQSDQIAEKQKDDMTGHHHHQIHILPSPVPNQ, encoded by the coding sequence ATGAGGCAAGCAGGAAGAATCCTATTAACCCACTCAACAGTTATGGTTACTGAAACAGAGGCACCCATATATTCGCCGTCGCCGGCCAACGGGGGAGTCGTGCAGAGATCGCCGTGGCATTCGCCGCTTCCTTACCTCTTCGGAGGACTAGCGGCGATGTTGGGTCTCATAGCCTTCGCCCTTTTAATCCTAGCTTGCTCCTACTTCAAGAAGTCCAGAGACGCCAGCGAAAGTGACGACCTtgaagcagcagcagcagccgcCGGCAATAAACCATCCCCTGTTTTCGAAGAGAAGATTTTGGTAATCATGGCCGGAGACATGAAACCAACTTTCTTGGCCACTCCCATGTCTTTCAGTAGCAAATCATCATATAGCTTAACCGTGGATTCTTCTCAAGGTAATAAGGAGAAACAGAGTGACCAAATCGCAGAGAAACAGAAAGATGACATGACtggtcatcatcatcatcaaattcACATTCTTCCATCACCAGTCCCAAACCAGTGA
- the LOC124931854 gene encoding probable protein phosphatase 2C 59 produces MGYLNSVLSSASQVYGDDAPVSGGGLSQNGKFSYGYASSPGKRASMEDFYETRIDGVDGEIVGLFGVFDGHGGARAADYVKQNLFSNLISHPKFISDTKSAIADAYNHTDAEFLKSENNSTRDAGSTASTAILVGDRLLVANVGDSRAVICRGGNAIAVSRDHKPDQTDERRRIEDAGGFVMWAGTWRVGGVLAVSRAFGDRHLKQYVVADPEIREEKVDSSLEFLILASDGLWDVVSNEEAVEMGKPIEEPEAAAKRLMQEACQRGSGDNITVVVVRFLANQGGGSSAGNKSN; encoded by the exons ATGGGATATCTTAACTCGGTCTTGTCGTCTGCAAGCCAGGTCTACGGAGATGATGCTCCTGTTAGCGGTGGTGGCCTCAG TCAGAATGGAAAGTTCAGTTACGGATATGCAAGTTCTCCTGGAAAAAGGGCTTCAATGGAAGATTTTTACGAAACTAGAATTGATGGTGTAGATGGTGAAATAGTTGGCCTATTTGGAGTCTTTGATG GCCATGGGGGTGCAAGAGCGGCAGATTATGTTAAACAAAATCTATTTAGCAACCTGATTAGTCATCCAAAGTTCATATCTGATACTAAATCAGCTATAG CTGATGCATATAATCATACCGACGCTGAGTTTCTGAAGTCGGAGAATAATTCGACCAGAGATGCTGGATCAACAGCTTCCACGGCCATCCTTGTAGGCGATAGGTTGCTGGTTGCAAATGTTGGGGATTCAAGAGCAGTTATCTGCAGGGGTGGCAATG CCATTGCTGTTTCTCGAGATCATAAACCAGACCAAACCGATGAACGGCGACGGATAGAAGATGCAGGAGGATTTGTGATGTGGGCAg GAACCTGGAGAGTTGGAGGAGTTCTTGCCGTATCTCGTGCATTTGGTGATAGGCATTTGAAACAATATGTGGTCGCAGATCCAGAGATTCGG GAAGAAAAGGTTGACAGCTCTTTAGAGTTTCTAATTCTTGCAAGTGATGGACTGTGGGATGTGGTTTCAAATGAG GAAGCTGTTGAAATGGGAAAACCAATTGAAGAACCCGAGGCAGCGGCAAAGAGGCTGATGCAGGAAGCATGTCAGAGAGGCAGTGGCGATAACATAACCGTAGTGGTAGTAAGATTCTTGGCAAACCAAGGTGGTGGTTCATCCGCAGGCAACAAGTCCAACTAA
- the LOC124932991 gene encoding flotillin-like protein 1, whose protein sequence is MYKVASSSEYLVITGIGIQDTKIAKKAWILPGQLCTVFDVSPVNYSFEVQAMSVQKLAFVLPAVFTIGPQIDDHESLIKYAKLISPHGNLSKHVNDLVLGIIEGETRVIAASMTMEDIFCSTKDFKDEVFRKVQPELNQFGLWIYNANVKQLVDVPGHEYFSYLGQKVHEEAANKAKVEVAEARMKGAIGTKLREGLTQQNAAKIDAETRIVSTQRKGEGEKEVIKVKAMIKVFKNQRESEVAEANSDLAKKKANWGREAQLAEMEAVKAVAVRDAELQREVEMMNALTMTEKLKGEFLSKAKVEYETKVKKANWELYAKQKEAEAALYAKQREADAQRQSAEADLYAKKKEAEGLMVLTHAEGAYLRTLVDAVGDNNYNAVRDYLMISNDMLVNMARINSRAVESLEPNISIWTGVGSHASGKGGGG, encoded by the exons ATGTACAAAGTAGCAAGTTCTTCAGAATACCTGGTGATTACTGGCATCGGAATCCAAGACACTAAGATCGCCAAGAAGGCATGGATTCTCCCCGGTCAGCTCTGCACCGTCTTCGACGTTTCTCCGGTAAACTACTCCTTCGAAGTTCAGGCCATGAGCGTTCAGAAACTTGCCTTCGTCCTTCCCGCCGTCTTCACCATCGGTCCTCAAATCGACGACCACGAAAGCCTCATCAAGTACGCCAAGCTCATCTCTCCTCACGGCAACCTCTCCAAACACGTCAATGACCTCGTTCTCGGTATCATTGAGGGAGAAACCCGCGTCATCGCCGCCTCTATGACCATGGAGGATATTTTCTGTTCAACCAAAGACTTCAAGGACGAGGTCTTCCGtaag GTTCAGCCTGAGCTGAATCAATTCGGATTATGGATCTACAATGCAAACGTGAAACAATTGGTTGACGTCCCAGGGCACGAATACTTCTCATACCTAGGTCAAAAGGTTCACGAGGAAGCCGCGAACAAGGCGAAGGTGGAGGTGGCGGAGGCCAGGATGAAGGGGGCGATAGGAACCAAGTTGAGAGAAGGGCTGACGCAGCAGAACGCCGCTAAGATCGATGCGGAGACGAGGATAGTATCGACTCAGAGGAAGGGGGAAGGGGAGAAGGAGGTGATAAAGGTCAAGGCGATGATTAAGGTGTTCAAAAATCAAAGGGAGTCGGAGGTTGCTGAGGCTAATTCCGATTTGGCGAAGAAAAAGGCTAATTGGGGTAGGGAGGCTCAGTTGGCGGAAATGGAGGCGGTGAAGGCGGTTGCTGTGAGGGATGCAGAGTTGCAGAGGGAGGTTGAGATGATGAATGCTTTGACGATGACAGAGAAGCTCAAGGGCGAGTTCTTGAGCAAAGCCAAAGTAGAGTACGAAACTAAGGTGAAAAAAGCAAATTGGGAACTGTACGCAAAACAGAAAGAAGCAGAGGCAGCTCTATACGCGAAACAGAGAGAAGCCGACGCCCAAAGA CAATCAGCCGAAGCAGACTTGTACGCGAAGAAGAAAGAGGCGGAGGGGTTAATGGTCTTGACTCATGCGGAGGGGGCGTATCTACGCACCCTCGTGGACGCAGTTGGGGACAATAACTATAATGCTGTCCGCGATTACCTAATGATCTCCAACGATATGTTGGTGAACATGGCTCGCATCAACTCCCGAGCTGTCGAGAGTCTCGAACCGAACATTAGTATCTGGACTGGTGTCGGCTCTCATGCATCGGGCAAGGGTGGTGGTGGGTGA
- the LOC124928583 gene encoding flotillin-like protein 4, which produces MYKVASASEYLVITGVGISDIKIAKKAWVMPGQSYAVFDVSPVNYTFEVQAMSAEKLPFVLPAVFTIGPRIDDDDSLVKYAKLISPHDKLSKHVKELVQGIIEGETRVLAASMTMEEVFRGTKEFKEEVFQKVQLELNQFGLLIYNANVKQLVDVPGHEYFSYLGQKTQMEAANQARVDVAEARMKGEIGSKLREGKTLQNAAQIDAETRIVSTQRQGDGKKEEIRVKTEVKVFENQREAEVAEANSDLAKKKAKWSREAQVAEVEAAKAVALRDAELQREVEMMNALTMTEKLKAEFLSKASVEYETKVQQANWELYKKQKEAEAALYVKEREADAQKATAEASLFARQQSAEADFYTKKKEAEGLMALAQAQGTYLRTLLEALGGNYNALRDYLMISNGMFVDIARINADAVKGLQPKISIWTGAGGGSDASGEGGGGGAMKEVAGVYRMLPPLFQTVQEQTGMLPPTWMGTLTPGGDSNRKP; this is translated from the exons atgtacaAAGTAGCGAGCGCTTCGGAGTACCTGGTGATCACCGGCGTCGGCATCTCCGACATCAAGATCGCCAAGAAGGCATGGGTCATGCCCGGTCAGTCCTACGCCGTCTTCGACGTTTCTCCGGTCAACTACACCTTCGAGGTTCAGGCCATGAGTGCCGAGAAGCTTCCCTTCGTCCTTCCCGCCGTCTTCACCATCGGTCCTCGGATCGACGACGACGACAGCCTTGTCAAGTACGCTAAGCTCATCTCCCCTCACGACAAGCTCTCCAAACATGTCAAGGAGCTCGTTCAGGGTATCATTGAAGGAGAGACTCGTGTCCTTGCCGCTTCCATGACCATGGAGGAGGTTTTCCGTGGAACCAAAGAGTTCAAGGAGGAGGTCTTCCAAAAG GTGCAATTGGAGTTGAACCAGTTCGGACTATTGATCTACAATGCCAATGTCAAGCAATTGGTCGACGTCCCCGGGCACGAATACTTCTCGTACCTAGGGCAAAAGACTCAGATGGAAGCCGCCAACCAGGCCAGGGTTGACGTGGCGGAGGCTAGGATGAAGGGTGAGATAGGATCCAAGCTGAGAGAAGGGAAGACGCTGCAGAACGCGGCTCAGATCGATGCAGAGACGAGGATCGTATCCACCCAGAGACAGGGGGATGGGAAGAAGGAGGAGATAAGGGTGAAGACGGAGGTGAAGGTGTTCGAGAACCAAAGGGAGGCGGAGGTTGCAGAGGCTAATTCCGATTTGGCGAAGAAGAAGGCTAAGTGGTCTAGGGAGGCGCAGGTGGCGGAGGTGGAGGCGGCCAAGGCGGTGGCTCTGAGGGATGCGGAATTACAGAGGGAGGTTGAGATGATGAATGCCTTGACCATGACTGAGAAGCTCAAGGCCGAGTTCTTGAGTAAGGCCAGCGTTGAATACGAAACCAAGGTGCAACAAGCGAACTGGGAATTGTATAAGAAACAGAAGGAAGCAGAGGCGGCTCTATACGTGAAGGAAAGAGAAGCCGACGCCCAAAAAGCGACGGCCGAAGCATCGCTGTTCGCACGGCAGCAATCGGCGGAAGCGGACTTCTACACGAAGAAGAAAGAGGCGGAGGGGCTGATGGCGTTGGCCCAAGCTCAGGGGACGTATCTTCGTACCCTTCTCGAAGCCCTCGGCGGGAACTACAATGCCCTCCGCGATTACCTCATGATCTCAAATGGAATGTTCGTCGACATTGCTCGTATTAACGCAGACGCCGTGAAGGGTCTCCAGCCTAAGATAAGTATCTGGACAGGTGCCGGCGGCGGATCGGATGCGTCTGGCGAGGGCGGTGGGGGTGGCGCGATGAAGGAGGTAGCGGGGGTTTATCGAATGTTGCCTCCTCTGTTTCAGACGGTTCAGGAGCAGACCGGTATGCTGCCGCCCACATGGATGGGTACTTTGACGCCTGGTGGTGACTCCAACCGTAAACCCTAA